A genomic stretch from Anaerolinea thermophila UNI-1 includes:
- a CDS encoding chemotaxis protein CheW, producing the protein MPHLEPYILFTIGETTYGVPSEHIQQMEMIEQITRVPNAPAFVDGVVYLRGKVLPVVNLRARFGLERIPYDLHARLIVVKLGERLVGMAVDSAREFVRLDSEQIQPPPPALQAAGNRFIAGVIPLQSRLVLILNLEEVLSPDEKAQLTQA; encoded by the coding sequence ATGCCCCACCTGGAACCCTACATCCTGTTTACCATCGGCGAGACCACCTACGGCGTGCCTTCCGAGCACATCCAGCAGATGGAGATGATTGAGCAAATCACCCGCGTACCCAACGCGCCCGCCTTCGTGGATGGCGTGGTTTACCTGCGCGGCAAGGTCCTGCCGGTGGTCAACCTGCGAGCCCGCTTTGGACTGGAGCGCATCCCCTACGACCTGCACGCCCGCCTCATCGTTGTCAAACTGGGCGAGCGTCTGGTGGGCATGGCGGTGGACTCAGCCCGCGAGTTCGTCCGCCTGGACAGCGAGCAAATTCAACCCCCGCCGCCCGCCCTGCAAGCCGCCGGCAACCGCTTTATCGCGGGAGTGATTCCCCTTCAGAGTCGCCTGGTGCTGATTCTGAACCTGGAGGAAGTTCTCTCGCCCGACGAAAAAGCCCAGTTAACTCAGGCATGA
- a CDS encoding chemotaxis protein CheA, which translates to MISPDTPFSDLEGFFEEADEHLQGITRLLLEFEQRYSGAEKDRPLSALEKAQQVEKINALFRSFHTLKGLCGMVGLSAGAELSHAMESILREIREGHLPFSAELIGALIEGVKRLTVVIAALRESPAGSPAIEDILQRLQAYHPAKAPAKKPATPAEEPAPAAEPQGSASEKLLASLNALEKALLEEMKQAGLSIGVVVYDPTRQPSAGSRVNQVRAFLDEHGKIIKAQPVIENQVVRFAFLWAGKTPPQTPDLPPLDWTPLWEPEATASVRSAPAEPAPPAHEVPAAPAAPPAVISTVSIRVELARMDALMQTVGDLLITRSRLQEILPDLQGAPPAALDRLEQMIHRMGRQVRALRQTVVRMRLVPLAEVFSRMPLAVRDIALQSGKEVQMVLEGAETEIDKSLVERLLDPLLHLVRNAITHGIETPQERLQAGKPAQGTIWVRGRPEGDRVVIEVSDDGRGVDVQKVTEKARALGWLSEDRALNMNEVLEILCRPGFSTREDADMGAGRGVGMNVVLETIRHLGGQMSLTSEPGKGTTFALRLPLTLTILDALIVESGGERYAIPRALVREVIEITPDEVTRFMNSTLITLRGKAVPLFALHRFFQTSPVKRNIIPGIVLGDEESPVCFMVDRVLGIREAVMHPLADPLVRTAGIKGATEMGDGSVVLIVDPEELIYHAHPLYTPQEE; encoded by the coding sequence GTTGCTGGAGTTTGAACAGCGCTACAGCGGCGCGGAGAAAGACCGCCCGCTCAGCGCCCTGGAAAAAGCCCAGCAGGTGGAAAAGATCAACGCCCTCTTCCGCTCGTTCCACACCCTCAAAGGCTTGTGCGGCATGGTGGGCTTGAGCGCGGGCGCCGAACTCAGCCATGCCATGGAAAGCATCCTGCGCGAAATCCGCGAGGGGCATCTGCCGTTCTCCGCCGAACTCATCGGCGCGCTCATCGAGGGGGTCAAACGCCTCACCGTGGTGATTGCCGCCCTGCGCGAGTCCCCGGCTGGCTCACCCGCCATCGAGGACATCCTCCAGCGCCTGCAAGCCTACCATCCTGCCAAAGCCCCCGCGAAAAAACCCGCTACCCCCGCCGAAGAACCCGCCCCTGCCGCCGAGCCACAGGGCAGTGCGAGCGAAAAACTGCTTGCCAGCCTCAACGCCCTGGAAAAAGCCCTGCTGGAAGAGATGAAACAAGCCGGCCTGTCCATCGGCGTGGTGGTGTACGACCCCACCCGCCAGCCCAGCGCGGGGTCGCGCGTCAATCAGGTTCGCGCCTTCCTGGACGAACACGGCAAAATCATCAAAGCCCAGCCCGTCATCGAAAATCAGGTAGTGCGCTTTGCCTTCCTGTGGGCAGGCAAAACCCCGCCCCAAACCCCCGATCTGCCGCCGCTGGACTGGACGCCTCTCTGGGAGCCTGAAGCGACTGCCTCAGTCAGGTCAGCGCCTGCCGAACCTGCTCCCCCTGCCCATGAAGTCCCTGCCGCGCCCGCCGCCCCGCCCGCAGTGATTTCCACCGTCTCCATCCGTGTGGAACTGGCACGCATGGACGCGCTGATGCAGACGGTGGGCGATTTGCTCATCACCCGCTCGCGCCTGCAGGAAATCCTCCCCGACCTGCAGGGCGCGCCGCCTGCCGCGCTCGACCGCCTGGAGCAGATGATTCACCGCATGGGCAGACAGGTGCGCGCCCTGCGCCAGACGGTGGTGCGCATGCGTCTGGTGCCGCTTGCCGAAGTCTTCTCGCGCATGCCCCTGGCGGTGCGCGATATTGCCCTGCAGTCGGGCAAGGAAGTGCAGATGGTTCTCGAAGGCGCCGAGACTGAAATTGACAAATCGCTGGTGGAGCGCCTGCTCGACCCGCTGTTGCACCTGGTACGCAACGCCATCACCCACGGCATCGAAACCCCGCAGGAACGCCTGCAGGCGGGCAAACCTGCCCAGGGCACCATCTGGGTGCGTGGACGTCCCGAAGGCGACCGCGTGGTCATCGAAGTCAGCGACGACGGGCGCGGCGTGGATGTGCAAAAGGTGACCGAGAAAGCCCGCGCGCTGGGCTGGCTGAGCGAAGACCGCGCCCTTAACATGAATGAAGTGCTGGAAATCCTCTGCCGTCCGGGCTTTTCCACCCGCGAGGATGCCGATATGGGCGCCGGGCGCGGCGTGGGCATGAACGTGGTGCTGGAGACCATCCGCCACCTGGGCGGGCAGATGAGCCTGACCAGCGAACCCGGCAAAGGTACTACCTTTGCCCTGCGCCTGCCGCTGACCCTCACCATTCTGGACGCGCTCATCGTGGAAAGCGGCGGCGAACGCTACGCCATCCCCCGCGCGCTGGTGCGCGAAGTCATCGAGATTACCCCCGATGAAGTCACCCGGTTCATGAACAGCACGCTGATTACCCTGCGCGGCAAAGCCGTGCCGCTCTTTGCCCTGCACCGCTTCTTCCAGACCTCACCCGTAAAGCGCAACATCATCCCCGGCATTGTGCTGGGCGATGAAGAATCGCCCGTGTGCTTCATGGTAGACCGCGTGCTGGGCATTCGCGAAGCCGTGATGCACCCCCTTGCCGACCCGCTGGTGCGCACGGCGGGCATCAAAGGCGCAACCGAGATGGGCGATGGCAGTGTCGTCCTCATCGTGGACCCCGAAGAACTCATCTACCACGCCCACCCGCTTTACACCCCTCAGGAGGAGTAG
- a CDS encoding methyl-accepting chemotaxis protein, whose amino-acid sequence MTAQPEHDVTLEAVLSTANEISASLKETVTQTEAIASSAQQLSASIEETTTSIQQVGNMTSSLATATVETAASVEEISRVSRNLADIAAELATSSNQSAASITQISGNLKSIAGDTDNLVSSVNETAASLEEMNKSIQSVAQNANDLAASTEQTFASINEMAASIEEVSATMGKVAGSVDEISTSIHEMASSIDQVAGNAEQISNASNQAAAAVQQLDRSVRSTASLAKQVSEIISRASRDAEVGAASVQKSIASMGKVRESTQNATNVIKDLGKRAEEIGSIVDTISLIAERTNLLSLNASIEAARAGEAGRGFAVVAEEIRNLADRSAKATAEIAAIIRALQSAAQEAVSITGENLRVTDESASLAEEAARGLRQILNAFSETHSYMDQVTRATEEQVSASANALNEVNTVSLQVRQIAQATAEQGKVAQTIVLAVNNVKKASDQVVQAMNEQATAAREIVRATQEISRLTGLVSRAMNEQAHGTDQLVAAESVRKGALSTARALQEINLGMDLLNKESSRVNQLVGQITKASSEQAAATAQIAAAMENIRINTEQINKALGEQSQAAQEISTATRDITRQISLIARLNKEQTDSANYLVSSLHQMEHILNKPARPARRAAKE is encoded by the coding sequence ATGACCGCACAACCCGAACATGATGTCACCCTGGAAGCCGTGTTAAGCACCGCCAACGAAATTTCCGCTTCCTTAAAAGAAACCGTCACCCAGACGGAAGCCATTGCCTCATCGGCGCAACAGTTGAGCGCCAGCATCGAGGAAACCACCACCTCCATCCAGCAGGTGGGCAACATGACCAGCAGTCTGGCAACCGCCACGGTGGAAACCGCCGCCTCGGTGGAGGAAATCTCGCGGGTCAGCCGCAACCTGGCAGATATTGCCGCCGAACTGGCAACCTCGTCTAACCAGAGCGCCGCCTCCATCACCCAGATTTCGGGCAACCTGAAGAGCATTGCCGGCGATACCGACAACCTGGTTTCCAGCGTCAACGAGACCGCCGCCAGTTTGGAAGAGATGAACAAATCGATTCAGAGCGTGGCGCAAAACGCCAACGATCTGGCGGCTTCCACCGAGCAGACCTTTGCCTCGATCAACGAGATGGCGGCGTCCATCGAAGAGGTCAGCGCCACCATGGGCAAGGTAGCGGGTTCGGTGGACGAAATTTCCACCTCGATTCACGAGATGGCTTCCTCAATTGATCAGGTGGCAGGCAACGCCGAACAGATCAGCAATGCTTCCAATCAAGCCGCCGCCGCCGTCCAGCAGTTGGACCGCTCGGTGCGCTCCACGGCTTCGCTGGCAAAGCAGGTCTCCGAAATCATCAGCCGCGCCAGCCGTGACGCCGAAGTAGGCGCGGCTTCGGTGCAGAAATCCATTGCCAGCATGGGAAAAGTGCGTGAAAGCACACAGAACGCCACCAATGTCATCAAGGATTTGGGCAAGCGCGCCGAGGAAATCGGCAGTATCGTGGATACCATCAGTTTGATTGCCGAGCGCACCAACCTGCTTTCGCTGAACGCATCCATCGAAGCCGCCCGTGCAGGCGAGGCGGGACGCGGTTTTGCCGTGGTTGCCGAGGAAATCCGCAACCTGGCAGACCGCTCTGCCAAAGCCACCGCCGAGATTGCCGCCATCATCCGCGCCTTGCAGTCGGCGGCGCAGGAAGCGGTGAGTATAACCGGCGAAAACCTGCGCGTCACCGATGAGAGCGCCAGCCTTGCCGAAGAAGCCGCCCGCGGACTGCGCCAGATTCTCAACGCCTTCAGCGAGACCCATTCCTACATGGATCAGGTCACCCGCGCCACCGAAGAACAGGTGAGCGCCAGCGCCAACGCCCTCAACGAGGTCAACACCGTCAGCCTGCAGGTGCGCCAGATTGCCCAGGCAACCGCCGAGCAGGGCAAAGTAGCGCAGACCATCGTGCTGGCGGTCAACAACGTCAAGAAAGCCAGCGATCAGGTGGTGCAAGCCATGAATGAGCAAGCCACCGCCGCGCGGGAGATTGTGCGCGCCACCCAGGAAATATCCCGCCTGACAGGACTGGTCTCGCGCGCCATGAACGAGCAAGCCCACGGCACCGATCAACTGGTGGCGGCGGAGTCCGTCCGCAAGGGCGCTTTATCCACCGCCCGCGCTTTGCAGGAAATCAACCTGGGCATGGACTTGCTGAACAAAGAGTCCAGCCGCGTGAATCAACTGGTGGGGCAGATTACCAAAGCCTCGTCCGAGCAGGCGGCGGCGACCGCGCAAATTGCCGCGGCGATGGAGAACATCCGTATCAACACCGAGCAGATCAACAAAGCCCTGGGCGAGCAATCTCAGGCGGCGCAGGAAATCAGCACTGCCACCCGCGACATCACCCGCCAGATCAGCCTGATTGCCCGCCTGAACAAGGAACAAACCGACTCGGCGAATTACCTGGTCAGTTCTCTGCATCAAATGGAGCACATTTTGAACAAACCCGCCCGTCCCGCCCGCCGCGCCGCCAAAGAATAA